A window of the Synechococcus sp. M16.1 genome harbors these coding sequences:
- a CDS encoding carboxysome shell carbonic anhydrase has translation MVRSKPLRGGRPQAPSAPTRRQLQQLAATSDSVQTSSDVESSTRKAALDRRRALTTAGKAAQLGGGSVGGGRIRSSKDVQRPAPSQPNWVRREKAATRAVPFNLSRSSLPITHRRHPLTDAAANARLQAYEQEIKGRFDRIVPLLQQVSALQHETDFIPQAQRLCRAELGFDLPDHILQRAWVRPLDMRALFAWCVFESHRLFSDRFFQDDPLDAGTGSAASREFEQFLLDCGIHLLDLTPCADGRLAHTVAYALRIPFSAVRRRSHAGAMFDVENTVNRWVKTEHRRYREGSPNPSTEPTRYLKVVTYHFSSLDPSHQGCAAHGSNDELAAAAGHQRLLDFRESVENSFCCGASVDLLLIGLDTDTDAIRVHPPSRESEMVLDRWLCARELHAATASMSSDQAMAQIAEAVESSAPGPMDAGMVSFLTRLLANNFSQIDYVQDLHGGTYPDAGHAERFIGVGIGFKEVHLRNLTYFAHLDTVEEGAPDLDVGVKIFKGLNVSRDLPIPVVVRFDYSGRVPGARERAIADCQRVNQAIADRYAVLVDEGLLHTCLTIRDRNQTAPAEVVGSTLDPQLPEAH, from the coding sequence ATGGTTCGCTCCAAGCCTCTCCGTGGCGGGCGACCTCAGGCCCCCTCGGCACCCACCCGACGTCAGCTTCAACAGCTGGCCGCAACCTCTGATTCCGTTCAGACCTCGTCTGATGTGGAGTCCTCCACCCGCAAGGCCGCTCTGGATCGGCGCCGTGCCCTCACCACAGCGGGCAAGGCCGCTCAACTCGGTGGCGGCTCGGTTGGTGGTGGTCGGATTCGCTCAAGCAAGGACGTTCAGCGCCCCGCTCCTTCCCAGCCGAACTGGGTCCGCCGGGAGAAGGCAGCCACCCGGGCGGTTCCTTTCAATCTGAGCCGCAGCTCTCTGCCGATCACCCATCGGCGCCATCCGTTGACGGATGCAGCGGCCAATGCCCGTCTCCAGGCCTACGAGCAGGAGATCAAGGGCCGCTTTGATCGGATCGTTCCCCTGCTGCAGCAGGTTTCAGCGCTTCAGCACGAAACCGATTTCATTCCCCAGGCACAGCGGTTGTGCCGGGCCGAACTCGGCTTTGATCTGCCGGATCACATCCTGCAGCGGGCCTGGGTTCGCCCCCTCGACATGCGCGCCCTGTTCGCCTGGTGCGTGTTCGAAAGCCACCGGTTGTTCAGTGACCGCTTCTTCCAGGACGATCCCCTGGATGCCGGTACGGGCAGTGCTGCCTCCCGGGAGTTCGAACAGTTCCTGCTCGACTGTGGGATCCATCTGCTCGACCTGACGCCCTGTGCCGATGGTCGGCTGGCCCACACCGTGGCCTACGCCCTGCGCATTCCCTTCAGCGCTGTGCGTCGCCGTTCCCACGCTGGCGCCATGTTCGACGTGGAGAACACGGTGAACCGCTGGGTCAAAACCGAGCACCGTCGCTACCGCGAAGGTTCACCCAATCCCTCCACGGAACCGACCCGTTACCTGAAGGTGGTGACGTACCACTTCAGTTCCCTCGATCCCTCCCATCAGGGCTGCGCTGCCCATGGCAGCAATGACGAACTGGCGGCAGCGGCGGGTCATCAACGCCTGCTCGATTTCCGTGAGTCGGTGGAAAACAGCTTCTGTTGCGGTGCCTCCGTTGACCTTCTACTGATCGGCCTCGACACCGACACCGATGCGATCCGGGTGCATCCCCCAAGCCGTGAAAGCGAAATGGTGCTCGACCGTTGGCTCTGCGCCAGGGAACTGCATGCCGCCACGGCATCGATGAGTTCCGATCAAGCCATGGCACAGATTGCTGAAGCCGTTGAGAGCTCTGCCCCTGGCCCCATGGATGCCGGGATGGTGTCGTTCCTGACCCGTTTGCTCGCCAATAACTTCTCCCAGATCGACTACGTGCAGGATCTGCACGGGGGCACGTACCCGGATGCCGGGCACGCAGAGCGTTTCATTGGCGTTGGCATCGGTTTCAAAGAGGTGCATCTGCGCAACCTCACCTATTTCGCTCACCTCGACACCGTCGAGGAGGGCGCTCCTGATCTCGATGTGGGCGTGAAAATTTTCAAGGGTCTGAATGTGTCTCGGGATCTGCCGATTCCGGTTGTGGTGCGTTTCGACTATTCCGGCCGCGTGCCGGGTGCTCGGGAACGGGCCATCGCTGATTGCCAACGGGTGAACCAGGCCATCGCCGATCGCTACGCAGTTCTCGTTGATGAGGGTCTGCTCCACACTTGTCTCACCATTCGCGACCGCAACCAGACGGCTCCGGCCGAGGTCGTCGGTTCCACGCTCGACCCGCAACTTCCGGAGGCTCACTGA
- a CDS encoding form I ribulose bisphosphate carboxylase large subunit, protein MSKKYDAGVKEYRDTYWTPDYVPLDTDLLACFKCTGQEGVPKEEVAAAVAAESSTGTWSTVWSELLTDLDFYKGRCYRIEDVPGDKESFYAFIAYPLDLFEEGSITNVLTSLVGNVFGFKALRHLRLEDIRFPMAFIKSCYGPPNGIQVERDRMNKYGRPLLGCTIKPKLGLSGKNYGRVVYECLRGGLDFTKDDENINSQPFQRWQNRFEFVAEAIKLSEQETGERKGHYLNVTANTPEEMYERAEFAKELGMPIIMHDFITGGFTANTGLSKWCRKNGMLLHIHRAMHAVIDRHPKHGIHFRVLAKCLRLSGGDQLHTGTVVGKLEGDRQTTLGYIDQLRESFVPEDRSRGNFFDQDWGSMPGVFAVASGGIHVWHMPALVTIFGDDSVLQFGGGTHGHPWGSAAGAAANRVALEACVKARNAGRHLEKESRDILTEAAKHSPELAIALETWKEIKFEFDTVDKLDVQN, encoded by the coding sequence ATGAGCAAGAAGTACGACGCTGGGGTCAAGGAGTACAGGGATACCTACTGGACTCCTGATTACGTCCCCCTCGACACCGACCTGCTGGCCTGCTTCAAGTGCACCGGCCAAGAAGGTGTGCCCAAGGAAGAAGTTGCCGCTGCTGTGGCCGCTGAATCCTCCACCGGCACCTGGTCCACTGTGTGGTCCGAGCTCCTCACAGATCTCGACTTCTACAAGGGCCGTTGCTACCGCATCGAAGACGTCCCTGGCGACAAGGAGTCTTTCTATGCCTTCATCGCCTACCCCCTCGACCTGTTCGAAGAGGGTTCCATCACCAACGTTCTGACCTCCCTGGTCGGCAACGTGTTCGGTTTCAAGGCTCTGCGCCACCTCCGTCTGGAAGACATCCGCTTCCCGATGGCGTTCATCAAGAGCTGCTACGGCCCGCCGAACGGCATCCAGGTCGAGCGCGACCGGATGAACAAGTACGGCCGTCCTCTGCTGGGTTGCACCATCAAGCCGAAGCTCGGCCTGAGCGGTAAGAACTACGGCCGTGTTGTCTATGAGTGCCTGCGTGGCGGTCTGGACTTCACCAAGGACGACGAGAACATCAACTCCCAGCCTTTCCAGCGTTGGCAGAACCGCTTCGAATTCGTTGCGGAAGCCATCAAGCTGTCCGAGCAGGAGACCGGCGAGCGCAAGGGTCACTACCTCAACGTGACCGCCAACACTCCCGAGGAGATGTACGAGCGCGCTGAGTTCGCCAAGGAACTCGGCATGCCGATCATCATGCACGACTTCATCACCGGTGGCTTCACGGCCAACACCGGTCTGTCGAAGTGGTGCCGCAAGAACGGCATGTTGCTGCACATCCACCGCGCCATGCACGCGGTGATCGACCGTCACCCCAAGCACGGCATCCACTTCCGCGTTCTCGCCAAGTGTCTGCGTCTGTCCGGTGGTGACCAGCTCCACACCGGCACCGTGGTCGGCAAGCTGGAAGGTGATCGTCAGACCACCCTCGGCTACATCGACCAGCTGCGCGAATCCTTCGTGCCCGAAGACCGCAGCCGCGGCAATTTCTTTGATCAGGACTGGGGTTCCATGCCTGGCGTGTTCGCCGTTGCTTCCGGCGGTATCCACGTGTGGCACATGCCCGCCCTGGTCACCATCTTCGGCGACGACTCCGTTCTTCAGTTCGGTGGTGGTACCCACGGTCACCCCTGGGGCTCCGCTGCAGGTGCTGCTGCCAACCGTGTGGCCCTCGAGGCCTGCGTCAAGGCACGCAACGCCGGCCGTCATCTCGAGAAAGAGAGCCGCGACATCCTCACGGAAGCCGCGAAGCACAGCCCTGAGCTGGCCATCGCCCTCGAGACCTGGAAGGAGATCAAGTTCGAGTTCGACACCGTCGACAAGCTCGACGTCCAGAACTGA
- a CDS encoding BMC domain-containing protein: MANETMGIALGMIETRGLVPAIEAADAMTKAAEVRLIGREFVGGGYVTVLVRGETGAVNAAVRAGADACERVGDGLVAAHIIARPHREVEPALGNGNFLGQKD, from the coding sequence TGGCTAACGAAACCATGGGCATCGCCCTCGGCATGATCGAGACCCGCGGTCTGGTCCCCGCCATCGAGGCAGCTGATGCCATGACCAAGGCTGCCGAAGTGCGCCTGATCGGTCGTGAGTTCGTCGGCGGCGGCTACGTCACCGTTCTGGTTCGCGGCGAAACTGGCGCTGTCAACGCTGCTGTGCGCGCTGGCGCTGACGCTTGCGAGCGCGTCGGTGACGGCCTGGTCGCCGCTCACATCATTGCCCGCCCCCACCGCGAAGTGGAGCCTGCTCTGGGCAACGGCAACTTCCTTGGTCAGAAGGACTGA
- a CDS encoding NADH-quinone oxidoreductase subunit M: MLLSLLLLIPFLGALALILWPGSPSSARLRDVSIVLLVVQCLASFALLLPFDAADAGLQLVEQARWVHAIGLDYALALDGLSLPLVLMNGVLCLVAAIASRTIENRPRVYFALLLVISGAVNGAFLAQNLLLFFLFYELELIPLWMLIAVWGGANRAYAATKFLIVTAVSGVLILGAFLGIALVTGTMDFSLRPILSGELGMTAQLLLMGALLIGFGIKIPLFPFHTWLPDAHTEASTPVSVLLAGVLLKLGTYGLLRFCLGLFPDAWQVAAPWLAGWAAISVLYGSLAAIAQTDMKRMVAYSSVGHMGYVLLAAAAATPLGLMGALFQMVSHGLISGVLFLVVGVVYAQTGTRDLNVLRGLLNPQRGLPLTGSLMIIGVMASAGIPGMAGFISEFLIFRGSLQPFPLATLLSMVGSGLTAVYFLLLVNRAFFGRLAIAPGEVVNPRILNRVALREQAPAIALSLGVLVLGLAPELLSNLSEAATTGLSLITGDLS; the protein is encoded by the coding sequence ATGCTTCTTTCCCTCCTGCTTCTGATTCCCTTCCTCGGGGCTCTGGCTCTGATCCTCTGGCCGGGATCCCCGTCTAGTGCACGCCTGCGCGATGTGTCCATCGTGCTTCTGGTGGTGCAGTGCTTGGCGAGCTTCGCCCTGCTGCTGCCTTTCGATGCCGCCGACGCAGGTTTGCAGTTGGTGGAACAGGCCCGCTGGGTGCATGCCATCGGCCTGGATTACGCCTTGGCGCTGGACGGTTTGTCGTTGCCGCTGGTGTTGATGAATGGGGTGCTCTGCCTGGTGGCGGCCATCGCGTCGCGCACGATCGAAAACCGCCCCCGGGTCTACTTCGCCCTGTTGCTGGTGATTTCCGGAGCGGTGAATGGTGCCTTCCTGGCCCAGAACCTTCTGCTCTTCTTCCTTTTCTACGAACTGGAACTCATCCCCCTCTGGATGCTGATCGCTGTATGGGGTGGTGCCAACCGGGCCTACGCCGCCACGAAGTTTCTGATCGTCACCGCCGTCTCAGGCGTGCTGATCCTGGGTGCCTTCCTCGGCATTGCTCTGGTCACAGGAACCATGGATTTCAGTCTGCGGCCGATCCTTTCCGGTGAACTGGGCATGACCGCCCAGCTGCTGCTGATGGGTGCTCTGTTGATCGGCTTCGGCATCAAGATCCCCCTCTTCCCCTTCCACACCTGGCTGCCGGATGCCCACACCGAGGCTTCCACACCGGTGTCGGTTCTTTTGGCAGGTGTGCTGCTCAAGCTGGGCACCTACGGCCTGCTGCGTTTCTGCCTTGGCTTGTTCCCCGACGCCTGGCAGGTGGCTGCTCCCTGGCTGGCCGGCTGGGCTGCGATCTCAGTGCTCTACGGATCCCTTGCGGCGATTGCCCAGACCGACATGAAGCGCATGGTGGCTTACAGCTCGGTGGGCCACATGGGCTACGTGCTGCTGGCCGCCGCTGCCGCCACGCCGCTCGGGTTGATGGGGGCCCTGTTCCAGATGGTGAGCCACGGCCTGATCTCTGGCGTGCTGTTCCTGGTGGTGGGTGTCGTTTACGCCCAGACCGGCACCCGCGACCTCAACGTCTTGCGTGGCCTGCTCAACCCCCAGCGCGGCCTGCCGCTCACTGGATCTCTGATGATCATCGGGGTGATGGCCAGTGCCGGAATCCCAGGCATGGCCGGCTTCATTTCCGAATTCCTGATCTTCCGCGGCAGCCTTCAGCCCTTCCCCCTGGCCACGCTGCTTTCCATGGTGGGATCGGGACTGACGGCGGTGTATTTCCTGCTGTTGGTGAATCGCGCCTTCTTCGGTCGCCTGGCGATCGCCCCCGGCGAGGTGGTGAATCCCCGTATCCTCAACCGCGTGGCGCTGCGGGAGCAGGCCCCGGCCATCGCCCTCAGCCTCGGTGTGCTGGTGCTTGGCCTTGCTCCGGAGCTGCTGTCGAACCTCAGTGAGGCGGCCACCACGGGCCTCAGCCTGATCACTGGAGATCTGTCATGA
- a CDS encoding carboxysome peptide A encodes MLIVKVVKPLVSTNRIPDFEHKHLQVVLDGSTKKVAVDAVGAKPGDWVICVSSSAAREAAGSKSYPSDLTIVGIIDHWEPDPPKTSAPSPSPSPSKPAGGKAS; translated from the coding sequence ATGCTCATCGTCAAGGTCGTCAAGCCGCTCGTTTCCACCAACCGGATTCCCGATTTCGAGCACAAGCATCTCCAGGTGGTTCTGGATGGCAGCACCAAGAAGGTGGCCGTCGATGCGGTGGGTGCAAAACCTGGGGACTGGGTGATCTGCGTCAGCAGCTCGGCCGCCCGTGAAGCTGCCGGCAGCAAGTCGTATCCCAGTGACCTCACGATCGTGGGGATCATTGACCACTGGGAACCCGACCCCCCGAAGACCTCCGCTCCCTCTCCGTCCCCCAGCCCCAGCAAACCCGCGGGAGGCAAGGCCAGCTGA
- a CDS encoding carboxysome peptide B: MEIMQVMGTLVCSYRVAGLDHMHLRILKNNKGKKLVAVDPVGAREGNWVFTASGSAARHACPDNTVLTDLTIGGIIDFWNPDG, from the coding sequence ATGGAGATCATGCAGGTGATGGGAACGCTGGTGTGCTCCTACCGGGTTGCCGGTCTGGATCACATGCACCTGCGCATTCTCAAGAACAACAAGGGCAAGAAGCTGGTGGCTGTTGACCCCGTGGGTGCCCGTGAGGGCAACTGGGTGTTCACCGCCAGCGGTTCGGCTGCCCGGCATGCCTGCCCTGACAACACCGTTCTCACCGATCTCACCATCGGTGGCATCATCGATTTCTGGAATCCGGACGGATAG
- a CDS encoding NAD(P)H-quinone oxidoreductase subunit F: MTPELSLPIQTAWLIPLYGFIGMLVSLPWACGWFRRDAHRPAAYLNILLTLLAFAHGSLILQEVYQSGPVDLAFPWLSVADLELNISFSLSLTNLVALELITGLSLLSQVYSLGYMDKEWALARFFALLGFFEGAMSGVVLSDSLFQSYFLLEMLTLSTYLLVGFWYAQPLVVTAARDAFLTKRVGDVLLLMGVVALCSYSGVMGFNDLYAWAAQDTLSPLAATLLGLGLVAGPTGKCAQFPMHLWLDEAMEGPNPASILRNSVVVTCGAIVLLKVMPILQLSPIAIGVMLVIGSISAIGGSLVALAQVDIKRTLSYSTTAHMGLVFIAIALQIPVLALLLLFTHAVSKALLSMSIGGVIASTNCQDITELGGLGSRMPATTTAFLVGGAGLVGFLPLGGFLALAQSIELLSVRSVPFMAVFLLTNALTAMGLVRVFRHVFMGDSLIKSRRAAEVNWQMAFPMVALTVIVLITPLLLVRLESLDGLLAFPLWAAALVVGSGLLGLLAGAVLPLSKAWSRSLNPVLRWWQDLLAYDFYTERFYRLTIVNVVAGFSRLASWFDRNVVDGLLNGVARFSLASADSLKLSVSGQSQSYVLTVLLAIVLFLTAVSWFLT; the protein is encoded by the coding sequence TTGACCCCGGAGCTTTCGCTTCCCATACAGACCGCCTGGTTGATCCCGCTCTATGGGTTCATCGGGATGCTGGTTTCTCTCCCTTGGGCCTGTGGCTGGTTCCGCCGAGATGCCCATCGACCGGCGGCCTACCTCAACATTCTTCTCACCCTGCTGGCCTTCGCCCACGGAAGCCTGATCCTGCAGGAGGTGTACCAATCAGGGCCGGTGGATCTGGCCTTCCCCTGGCTCAGCGTGGCTGATCTGGAGCTGAACATCAGCTTCAGCCTGTCGCTCACCAACCTGGTAGCCCTGGAACTGATCACGGGCCTCAGCTTGCTGTCGCAGGTGTATTCCTTGGGCTATATGGACAAGGAATGGGCGTTGGCCCGCTTCTTTGCCCTGCTTGGTTTTTTCGAGGGTGCGATGAGTGGTGTCGTGCTCAGCGACTCCCTGTTCCAGAGCTATTTCCTGCTGGAGATGCTGACGCTCTCCACTTATTTGTTGGTGGGTTTCTGGTACGCCCAACCCCTGGTGGTCACTGCAGCCCGGGATGCCTTCCTCACCAAGCGCGTTGGTGATGTGCTGCTGCTGATGGGTGTGGTGGCGCTCTGCAGCTATTCCGGCGTGATGGGGTTCAACGACCTTTACGCCTGGGCCGCTCAAGACACCCTCTCTCCCTTGGCGGCAACGCTGTTGGGTTTGGGCCTGGTTGCTGGCCCAACGGGCAAATGCGCCCAGTTCCCCATGCACCTCTGGCTGGACGAAGCCATGGAGGGTCCGAACCCCGCTTCGATTCTGCGGAACTCGGTGGTGGTGACCTGCGGCGCCATCGTGCTGCTGAAGGTGATGCCCATCCTTCAGCTCTCTCCCATCGCCATCGGCGTGATGCTCGTGATCGGCAGCATCAGTGCGATCGGTGGCTCTTTGGTGGCCCTGGCTCAGGTGGACATCAAACGCACGCTGTCGTATTCCACAACGGCCCACATGGGCCTTGTCTTCATTGCCATTGCGCTGCAGATCCCAGTTCTGGCCTTGTTGCTGCTGTTCACCCATGCCGTGTCCAAGGCGCTGCTGTCGATGAGCATTGGCGGCGTGATTGCCTCCACCAACTGTCAGGACATCACCGAGCTGGGGGGATTGGGCAGCCGCATGCCGGCTACCACCACGGCGTTTCTGGTGGGTGGTGCTGGTCTCGTGGGCTTCCTGCCCCTGGGTGGCTTCCTGGCCCTGGCCCAATCGATTGAGCTGCTGAGCGTGCGCTCGGTTCCGTTCATGGCGGTGTTCCTTCTCACCAACGCACTCACTGCCATGGGTCTGGTGCGGGTGTTCCGCCATGTGTTCATGGGGGATTCCCTGATCAAGTCCCGCCGGGCTGCCGAGGTGAACTGGCAGATGGCGTTCCCAATGGTGGCGCTCACCGTGATCGTGCTGATCACCCCGCTGTTGCTGGTGCGGCTTGAGTCCCTCGATGGTTTGTTGGCCTTCCCCCTCTGGGCAGCAGCTCTTGTGGTGGGAAGCGGACTGCTGGGCCTGCTGGCTGGTGCCGTTCTCCCCCTGAGCAAGGCCTGGTCCCGCTCGCTGAATCCTGTGCTGCGCTGGTGGCAGGACCTGCTGGCCTACGACTTCTACACCGAGCGCTTCTATCGCCTCACCATCGTCAACGTGGTGGCTGGCTTCTCTCGCCTGGCCTCCTGGTTCGACCGAAATGTGGTGGATGGTCTTCTCAATGGAGTGGCTCGCTTCTCCCTGGCCAGTGCCGACAGCCTCAAGCTCAGCGTCAGCGGCCAGAGCCAGTCGTACGTGCTGACGGTGCTCCTGGCCATCGTTCTTTTCCTCACCGCGGTGAGCTGGTTCCTCACCTGA
- a CDS encoding ribulose bisphosphate carboxylase small subunit, giving the protein MPFQSTVGDYQTVATLETFGFLPPMTQDEIYDQIAYIIAQGWSPLVEHVHPSNSMATYWSYWKLPFFGEKDLNVVVSELEACHRAYPDHHVRIVGYDAYTQSQGACFVVFEGR; this is encoded by the coding sequence ATGCCTTTCCAGAGCACAGTGGGTGACTATCAAACAGTCGCCACCCTGGAGACCTTCGGCTTCCTCCCGCCGATGACCCAGGACGAGATCTACGACCAGATCGCCTACATCATTGCCCAGGGTTGGAGCCCGCTCGTCGAGCACGTCCACCCCAGCAACTCCATGGCCACCTACTGGTCGTATTGGAAGCTCCCCTTCTTCGGTGAGAAGGATCTGAACGTCGTTGTCAGTGAGCTCGAGGCTTGCCACCGCGCATACCCCGACCACCACGTGCGCATCGTCGGTTACGACGCCTACACCCAGAGCCAGGGTGCCTGCTTCGTGGTCTTCGAAGGACGCTGA
- a CDS encoding BMC domain-containing protein: MATPSPTPRRRTTRSTAAANKTVDVKPVDVKPVASTPAPASTPAKAAPASTTRRASTTTRRSSASNTGSGGGSAVTKPAATPSPIVPGVALGMIETRGMVPAIEAADAMTKAAEVSLICREYVGGGYVTVMVRGETGAVNAAVRAGADACERVGDGLVAAHIIARPHKEVEPVLAGSGAARRS, from the coding sequence ATGGCCACTCCTTCCCCCACCCCCCGTCGTCGCACCACCCGCAGCACCGCCGCGGCGAACAAGACTGTGGATGTGAAGCCCGTGGACGTGAAGCCTGTGGCCAGCACTCCTGCTCCCGCTTCGACTCCCGCCAAGGCAGCTCCTGCTTCCACCACCCGTCGCGCGTCCACCACAACGCGTCGCAGCAGCGCTTCCAACACCGGATCCGGAGGCGGCTCAGCCGTGACCAAGCCCGCTGCCACCCCTTCCCCCATCGTTCCCGGTGTGGCGCTGGGCATGATCGAAACCCGCGGCATGGTTCCTGCCATTGAGGCAGCCGATGCGATGACCAAGGCTGCTGAGGTGAGCCTGATCTGCCGTGAGTACGTGGGTGGTGGCTACGTCACGGTGATGGTGCGTGGCGAAACCGGTGCAGTGAATGCCGCTGTGCGTGCCGGTGCCGATGCCTGCGAGCGCGTGGGCGACGGCCTTGTCGCAGCTCACATCATTGCCCGTCCTCATAAAGAGGTGGAGCCGGTGTTGGCCGGCAGTGGTGCAGCTCGACGCAGCTGA
- a CDS encoding CsoS2 family carboxysome shell protein, which translates to MARLSSRELALERRKALTTSGKKSSVAAGDGANRVRTVADARPTRTNAAAAAEPASAPATPAAVAPQRTTSFTAAPANRSSQVKPHRDPSRELVLARRDALSRRGKTADTSRDRNRADVARQTNASAPAAAPAETTKSCGCGGKRASEKASLSAPAPKLSARTERRSATPKRRAIENPSRALVLARREAMAKHGKTAGKQPTSAAAVARQANPDLTSRELAQQVRELRTKAGARNKQSAGVTRPTGPNRHGAKQAAAADAHWKVGESTTTSGQTVTGTQANRSVKTTGNEASTCRSITGTEYLGAEVFQTFCQTAPAATTPAKVRVTATSHGNRVTGNEVGRSEKVTGDEPGTCKSVTGTEYISANQSAAYCGGGLTSPRKVGHSLTEQGRPVSGVMVGRSASVTGDEAGANRSLTGDQYLGSDPLPEGRPAAKVGLSGTLSGTGVTGTMVGRSAQVTGDEFGSCHRVTGDQYISAEQVNAFCGSKPEPEAAKVGFSVTNRNQVVSGTRTGRSENVTGDEPGSCQAVTGTPYAGLEQAGQHCGTPAVQAIRERTPVRVGTPSAAMTGIQPGVGGVMTGDKRGACEAVTGTPYVGADQLAAACGADAPAGTDTHGQAPEGAAWTRFSVVSPARAAQQQREAASGVTGTSYEQGNRITGPFDMAGGKVTGTEQFRFDNREFQNRQQQRQFQPTVAVVSEPSEKPASRVTGEGSSTKITGDDWDRGEHVTGTEGASARRRNPSRPGPMSAMSSFERKRNEETEWPVSRVTGSSGNTEKGSLITVSGGARG; encoded by the coding sequence ATGGCAAGACTCTCCAGTCGCGAACTCGCACTTGAACGCCGCAAGGCGCTGACCACTTCCGGTAAGAAGTCCTCGGTAGCGGCTGGTGATGGCGCCAACCGTGTTCGCACCGTTGCTGATGCCCGTCCCACCCGCACCAACGCGGCCGCAGCTGCTGAGCCTGCCTCTGCACCTGCCACCCCCGCTGCTGTAGCTCCGCAGCGGACCACATCCTTCACAGCTGCTCCTGCAAACCGCAGCTCTCAGGTCAAGCCGCATCGCGATCCAAGTCGCGAATTGGTGCTCGCCCGTCGTGATGCCCTGTCCCGCCGCGGTAAGACCGCCGACACCAGCCGCGATCGCAACCGCGCTGATGTTGCCCGCCAGACCAACGCCTCTGCTCCTGCAGCTGCACCCGCTGAAACCACCAAGAGCTGTGGCTGCGGTGGCAAGCGTGCCTCTGAAAAGGCTTCCCTCAGCGCACCGGCTCCCAAGTTGTCTGCCCGCACAGAGCGCCGTTCGGCCACTCCAAAGCGTCGTGCCATCGAGAACCCCAGCCGCGCGCTGGTGCTGGCCCGTCGTGAAGCCATGGCGAAGCACGGCAAAACCGCTGGTAAGCAACCCACCAGCGCCGCAGCTGTTGCCCGTCAGGCCAACCCTGACCTCACCAGCCGTGAGTTGGCCCAACAGGTGCGTGAGCTGCGCACCAAGGCCGGCGCTCGCAACAAACAAAGCGCTGGTGTGACTCGCCCCACCGGTCCCAACCGCCACGGCGCCAAGCAAGCCGCTGCCGCTGATGCCCACTGGAAGGTGGGTGAAAGCACCACCACAAGCGGCCAGACCGTGACCGGCACCCAGGCCAACCGCTCGGTGAAAACCACCGGCAACGAAGCCAGCACCTGCCGTTCGATCACCGGTACCGAGTACCTGGGCGCCGAAGTCTTCCAGACCTTCTGCCAGACCGCCCCCGCTGCCACCACTCCGGCCAAGGTGCGCGTCACCGCCACCAGCCACGGCAATCGCGTCACCGGCAATGAAGTTGGCCGTTCCGAAAAGGTCACCGGCGATGAGCCCGGCACCTGCAAGAGCGTGACCGGCACCGAGTACATCTCCGCTAATCAGTCCGCTGCCTACTGCGGTGGTGGCTTGACCTCCCCGCGCAAGGTGGGCCACAGCCTCACCGAACAGGGGCGTCCTGTGAGTGGTGTGATGGTGGGCCGCTCCGCCAGCGTCACTGGCGATGAAGCCGGTGCCAACCGCAGCCTCACCGGCGATCAGTACCTCGGCTCAGATCCCCTGCCCGAAGGTCGTCCTGCCGCCAAGGTGGGCCTTTCCGGAACTCTCTCCGGCACTGGCGTGACCGGCACCATGGTGGGCCGTTCTGCTCAGGTCACCGGTGATGAGTTCGGCTCCTGCCACCGCGTTACCGGTGATCAATACATCAGTGCCGAGCAGGTGAATGCCTTCTGTGGTTCTAAGCCCGAACCCGAAGCAGCCAAAGTTGGTTTCAGCGTCACCAACCGCAACCAGGTGGTGAGCGGCACCCGCACGGGTCGTTCGGAGAACGTCACTGGCGACGAGCCCGGCAGCTGCCAGGCCGTCACCGGCACCCCCTATGCAGGCCTTGAGCAGGCCGGCCAACACTGCGGAACCCCTGCTGTTCAGGCCATCCGTGAGCGCACACCAGTGCGTGTCGGTACCCCTTCCGCTGCCATGACCGGCATCCAACCCGGTGTGGGTGGTGTGATGACCGGCGACAAGCGTGGCGCTTGTGAAGCAGTCACCGGCACGCCTTACGTGGGTGCTGATCAGCTGGCCGCTGCCTGCGGCGCTGATGCTCCCGCTGGCACCGATACCCACGGCCAAGCTCCTGAGGGTGCCGCCTGGACCCGCTTCAGCGTGGTGTCTCCCGCCCGTGCTGCCCAGCAGCAACGTGAGGCCGCGTCCGGTGTGACGGGCACCTCCTACGAGCAGGGGAATCGCATCACCGGCCCTTTTGACATGGCTGGCGGCAAGGTGACCGGTACCGAGCAGTTCCGCTTCGACAACCGCGAGTTCCAGAACCGTCAGCAGCAGCGCCAGTTCCAGCCCACCGTGGCTGTGGTCAGCGAGCCTTCCGAGAAGCCTGCATCCCGGGTGACCGGCGAGGGTTCCTCCACCAAGATCACTGGCGATGACTGGGATCGTGGTGAGCACGTGACCGGTACTGAGGGTGCTTCGGCCCGCCGTCGTAACCCCAGCCGTCCCGGCCCGATGAGTGCCATGTCTTCCTTCGAGCGCAAGCGCAACGAGGAGACCGAATGGCCTGTGAGCCGCGTGACCGGTTCCAGCGGCAACACCGAAAAGGGCTCCCTGATCACCGTCTCCGGCGGCGCACGGGGCTGA